One window of Neptuniibacter halophilus genomic DNA carries:
- a CDS encoding outer membrane protein assembly factor BamE, translating to MQKLLIAAVLTVALTGCSGFPGVYKIDLPQGNVVTQEMVDQLRPGMTQNQVRFVMGSPLVTDTFHEGRWDYIYSMKSGSDDSYTRERISLYFTDGKLSGLNGDFRPGGGSEG from the coding sequence ATGCAAAAACTTCTTATTGCTGCAGTTTTAACTGTTGCTCTGACAGGCTGCTCCGGTTTCCCCGGTGTTTATAAAATCGACCTGCCGCAGGGCAACGTCGTCACCCAGGAGATGGTTGATCAGCTACGTCCCGGCATGACCCAGAATCAGGTTCGTTTCGTCATGGGTTCACCGCTGGTCACTGACACCTTCCACGAAGGTCGCTGGGATTACATCTACAGCATGAAAAGTGGTTCTGACGACAGCTACACCCGTGAACGCATTTCGCTCTACTTCACCGATGGTAAGCTGAGCGGCCTGAACGGCGACTTCCGCCCGGGCGGCGGCTCCGAAGGCTAA
- a CDS encoding sodium-dependent transporter encodes MQEKKSIHGAWASRWIFILAATGSAVGLGNIWKFPYITGENGGGAFVLVYLFCILLVGVPIMMAEVLVGRRGRQSPINAMRDVAIEANHSGKWSLVGWMGVLAGFMIFSFYSVVAGWVLYYIAGMGVGDFIAIGSSDAGAAFDALLADEQTLLIWHSVFVVMVMLVIAGGVNKGLENAVKFLMPALFVLLLVMLGYSMQTEGFAAGWNFLFHFDFSELSWNAVLVALGHAFFTLSLGMGAIMAYGSYMPKKTSIGGAVITIAVMDTLVALIAGLVIFPIVFTNGMDPGAGPGLMFVTLPVAFGQMPGGQVFGFVFFLLVGIAAWTSAISLIEPAAAWLVEKFGWHRVPACIALGLLVWGLGVAALGSFNFMSDFTLLGFNTFDFLDFMTANIMLPLGGLFIAIFTGWFVTRKMSEDELAISSPLLFNAWYIALRYISPVAVAAIFVLNLIEKLK; translated from the coding sequence ATGCAGGAAAAGAAGTCAATTCATGGTGCCTGGGCATCACGCTGGATCTTTATTTTGGCGGCCACGGGTTCCGCCGTTGGGCTGGGTAACATCTGGAAGTTCCCTTATATCACAGGTGAGAATGGCGGCGGTGCGTTCGTTCTGGTTTACCTGTTCTGTATTCTGCTGGTCGGCGTGCCGATCATGATGGCGGAAGTGCTGGTAGGTCGCCGCGGTCGGCAGAGTCCGATCAACGCGATGCGTGATGTGGCGATCGAGGCGAATCATTCTGGGAAATGGTCGCTGGTTGGCTGGATGGGTGTCCTTGCCGGCTTCATGATCTTCTCCTTCTACTCCGTTGTAGCCGGTTGGGTGTTGTACTACATCGCGGGTATGGGCGTAGGTGACTTTATTGCGATCGGCAGCAGCGATGCCGGTGCGGCTTTCGATGCACTGCTTGCCGATGAACAGACCCTGCTGATCTGGCATAGTGTCTTTGTTGTGATGGTGATGCTGGTTATTGCCGGGGGTGTAAACAAGGGTCTGGAGAATGCGGTTAAATTCCTCATGCCTGCCCTGTTTGTGCTTTTGCTGGTGATGCTGGGTTACTCCATGCAGACCGAGGGTTTTGCTGCGGGCTGGAATTTCCTGTTTCATTTTGATTTTTCTGAACTGAGCTGGAACGCGGTGCTGGTAGCGCTGGGTCATGCATTCTTTACCCTGTCACTGGGTATGGGGGCGATCATGGCTTATGGCTCCTACATGCCGAAGAAAACCTCCATCGGCGGTGCCGTTATTACAATCGCTGTGATGGATACATTGGTGGCGTTGATTGCCGGTCTGGTAATTTTCCCGATCGTATTTACTAACGGTATGGATCCGGGGGCTGGCCCGGGGCTGATGTTTGTCACCTTGCCGGTCGCCTTTGGTCAGATGCCGGGTGGTCAGGTCTTTGGGTTTGTCTTCTTCCTGCTGGTGGGTATTGCGGCCTGGACTTCGGCTATCTCGCTGATTGAGCCGGCAGCTGCTTGGCTGGTGGAAAAGTTTGGCTGGCACCGTGTGCCGGCGTGTATTGCATTAGGCCTGCTGGTCTGGGGGCTGGGTGTTGCTGCGCTGGGGTCATTCAACTTTATGTCTGACTTTACCCTGCTGGGCTTCAATACCTTCGATTTCCTCGATTTCATGACCGCGAATATCATGCTGCCTCTGGGCGGATTGTTTATCGCTATCTTCACCGGCTGGTTTGTAACCCGGAAGATGTCTGAAGATGAGTTGGCAATCTCCTCACCGCTGCTGTTCAATGCGTGGTATATTGCCCTGCGTTATATTTCACCGGTTGCGGTAGCAGCTATTTTTGTTCTCAATCTGATTGAGAAACTGAAGTAA
- a CDS encoding PilT/PilU family type 4a pilus ATPase — MDFTQLLKVMVERDASDLFVTAGARPTIKVDGTLKPLTKDTLKPSQSRALVYSTMNDKQLAEFEGTHECNFAISAPGLGRFRVSAFFQRNSAGMVLRKISDYIPSLEELNLPPILRDLSMTKRGLILFVGGTSTGKSTSLASMIDYRNTNHRGHIITIEDPIEYVHDHKQSIITQREVGIDTESFEVALKNTLRQAPDVILMGEIRTKDTMQHGLVFAETGHLTLATLHANNANQALDRIISFFPPEHHDQLWMDLSLNLKAIIAQQLLPTKDGKGRRAAIEVLINTPLIQDLIRKGEVHEIKEVVKKSTNLGMQTFDQALFELYKDGVITYEVALAHADSANDLRLLIKLSADTNPELADQMEEQSFQMQEEDDFLHNEDDGQFKPR, encoded by the coding sequence GTGGATTTTACGCAACTATTGAAAGTGATGGTGGAGCGGGACGCATCCGACTTGTTTGTGACCGCCGGGGCCCGGCCGACGATCAAAGTGGACGGAACACTGAAGCCTCTGACCAAGGATACTCTCAAACCTTCCCAGTCACGGGCGCTGGTTTACAGCACAATGAATGACAAACAACTGGCCGAGTTCGAAGGCACTCATGAGTGTAACTTCGCGATCAGCGCGCCAGGGCTAGGGCGATTTCGTGTCTCGGCATTTTTTCAGCGCAACTCTGCAGGGATGGTACTGAGGAAAATCAGTGACTATATCCCCAGTCTGGAAGAGCTGAATCTGCCGCCGATTCTGCGTGATCTTTCGATGACCAAGCGTGGTCTGATCCTGTTTGTGGGGGGAACCTCGACGGGTAAATCGACCTCACTGGCATCCATGATCGACTACCGAAATACCAATCACCGTGGTCATATCATTACCATTGAAGACCCGATTGAGTACGTACACGATCACAAGCAGAGTATTATCACGCAGCGTGAAGTGGGGATTGATACCGAATCCTTCGAAGTGGCCTTGAAAAACACCCTGCGTCAGGCGCCTGACGTCATCCTGATGGGTGAGATCCGAACCAAGGACACCATGCAGCACGGTCTTGTATTCGCAGAGACCGGCCACCTTACGCTGGCAACCCTGCACGCTAACAACGCCAACCAGGCGTTGGACCGTATAATCAGCTTCTTCCCGCCGGAGCATCACGACCAGCTATGGATGGACCTGTCGCTGAACCTTAAGGCGATTATCGCCCAGCAACTGTTGCCGACCAAAGATGGTAAAGGCCGTCGTGCCGCCATCGAAGTGCTGATCAACACCCCACTGATTCAGGATCTGATCCGTAAAGGTGAAGTGCACGAGATCAAAGAGGTAGTGAAGAAATCCACCAACCTGGGGATGCAGACCTTCGATCAGGCGCTGTTTGAGCTCTATAAAGATGGCGTTATTACCTACGAGGTTGCGCTGGCCCATGCGGATTCTGCCAACGACCTGCGCCTGCTGATCAAGCTGAGTGCGGATACGAATCCGGAACTGGCTGACCAGATGGAAGAGCAGTCCTTCCAGATGCAGGAAGAGGATGATTTTCTTCACAACGAAGATGATGGCCAGTTTAAGCCACGCTAA
- the fur gene encoding ferric iron uptake transcriptional regulator encodes MSLENQELRKAGLKVTLPRVKIYQILEQAGEGDHFSAEDIYKLLMEKGEDVGLATVYRVLTQFEAAGLVTRHHFEGGHSVFELARDEEHDHIVCVKSGIVKEFNDPRLNALLNEIAESMGFTVTDRTIYLYGVHKDAEEK; translated from the coding sequence ATGTCACTCGAAAATCAGGAACTTCGTAAAGCAGGACTGAAAGTTACCCTGCCGCGTGTAAAAATTTATCAGATACTGGAGCAGGCTGGCGAAGGCGACCATTTCAGTGCTGAAGATATTTACAAGTTGCTGATGGAAAAAGGTGAGGACGTAGGTCTGGCGACCGTTTACCGTGTTCTGACCCAGTTTGAAGCAGCCGGTCTGGTGACCCGTCACCATTTTGAGGGCGGTCACTCTGTTTTCGAACTGGCGCGTGATGAAGAGCACGATCACATTGTCTGTGTAAAGAGCGGTATCGTTAAAGAGTTTAACGACCCTCGCCTGAATGCCTTGCTGAATGAGATTGCGGAATCTATGGGCTTCACCGTGACGGATCGCACGATCTATCTCTACGGTGTGCATAAAGACGCTGAAGAGAAGTGA
- a CDS encoding type IV pilus twitching motility protein PilT has product MDITELLSFTVQQGASDLHITAGMPPIIRVDGDVRRIKLPSLDHKQVHSLIYDIMNDKQRKEYEEVLETDFSFEVPGLARFRVNAFNQNRGAGAVFRTIPSKVLTLDDLGMGKVFQDLSEKPRGLVLVTGPTGSGKSTTLAAMIDYINDTRADHILTIEDPIEFVHESKKCLVNQREVHRDTHSFANALRSALREDPDIILVGEMRDLETIRLALTAAETGHLVFGTLHTTSAAKTIDRVIDVFPAAEKAMVRSMLSESLMGVISQTLLKKPNGGRVAAHEIMIGTPAIRNLIREDKVAQMYSAIQTGASFGMKTLDQSLMELLQKGMISKDTARERAANPAQF; this is encoded by the coding sequence ATGGATATTACCGAACTTTTATCATTCACCGTACAGCAGGGCGCATCCGACCTGCATATTACCGCAGGAATGCCGCCTATCATCCGTGTTGACGGGGATGTTCGCCGTATCAAACTGCCTTCACTGGATCACAAACAGGTCCACTCCCTGATTTATGACATCATGAACGATAAACAGCGTAAAGAGTACGAGGAAGTGCTCGAGACGGATTTCTCGTTCGAGGTGCCGGGTCTGGCCCGTTTCCGTGTTAACGCCTTTAACCAGAACCGTGGTGCCGGCGCCGTATTCAGGACCATCCCCAGCAAGGTATTAACGCTGGATGATCTGGGTATGGGCAAAGTGTTTCAGGATCTGTCGGAAAAACCCCGTGGACTGGTACTGGTGACCGGGCCAACCGGTTCCGGTAAGAGTACCACGCTGGCGGCGATGATCGATTACATCAATGACACTCGTGCGGATCATATCCTGACCATTGAAGACCCGATCGAATTCGTGCATGAAAGTAAGAAATGTCTGGTGAACCAGCGTGAAGTGCACCGTGATACCCACAGCTTTGCCAACGCCCTGCGTTCAGCCCTGCGTGAAGACCCGGATATTATTCTGGTGGGTGAGATGCGAGACCTCGAAACCATCCGTTTGGCGCTGACAGCGGCGGAAACCGGTCACCTGGTATTTGGTACCCTGCATACCACCTCAGCGGCAAAAACCATTGACCGTGTGATCGACGTATTCCCGGCAGCAGAGAAAGCGATGGTTCGTTCTATGTTGTCTGAATCATTGATGGGTGTTATCTCTCAGACTCTGCTGAAAAAACCTAATGGCGGTCGTGTGGCAGCACATGAGATCATGATCGGTACTCCGGCGATTCGAAACCTGATCCGGGAAGATAAAGTGGCACAGATGTATTCAGCCATTCAGACCGGTGCCTCATTCGGGATGAAAACGCTGGATCAGTCACTGATGGAGCTGCTACAGAAAGGCATGATTTCCAAGGATACAGCGCGTGAGCGGGCGGCGAACCCGGCTCAGTTCTAA
- the smpB gene encoding SsrA-binding protein SmpB yields MAKKKKAPSGNTICQNKKARHEYLIEDKFEAGLALTGWEVKSLREGRAQLVDSYVIIHNGEAWLVGAHFTPLKTACTHVVADPTRDRKLLLHRREIEKIIGATQAKGYTCVALSLYWKQSHVKCEIALAKGKKMHDKRAADKDRDWARQKQRVMAAK; encoded by the coding sequence ATGGCCAAAAAGAAGAAAGCCCCGTCGGGCAACACCATCTGTCAGAACAAAAAAGCACGTCACGAATATCTGATTGAAGATAAATTCGAGGCGGGCCTCGCGCTGACCGGATGGGAGGTCAAAAGTCTGCGTGAAGGTCGCGCCCAGTTGGTTGACTCCTATGTGATTATTCACAACGGTGAAGCCTGGCTGGTTGGCGCCCACTTTACGCCGCTGAAAACGGCCTGCACCCATGTGGTTGCCGACCCCACCCGAGACCGCAAACTACTGCTGCATCGGCGTGAGATCGAGAAAATCATCGGTGCCACTCAGGCCAAAGGCTACACCTGCGTCGCCCTTTCCCTCTACTGGAAGCAAAGTCACGTTAAATGTGAAATTGCTCTGGCAAAAGGTAAGAAGATGCATGACAAACGTGCAGCCGATAAAGACCGCGACTGGGCACGCCAGAAACAACGCGTGATGGCGGCGAAATAA
- a CDS encoding FecR family protein, which produces MLKRFKHPVFITLLIFAFPSLSLADAIGNVVLATGKPLLERGEQQLMLKRNDALYQGDMLITPAGSRVLIRLMDKTTITLAQQSQFQLSRYTYDENSSDVRFKMLKGAFRTLTGAIGKQAQPRFEIETPVATIGVRGTEFIGGFLFSDDLDVTMLSGKGVYVENEQGRVELTQANEGTTVKSGTAPATVKRWGETKLARAKAATELQPESPAGIEQ; this is translated from the coding sequence ATGCTGAAACGATTTAAACACCCCGTATTCATAACATTACTGATTTTCGCCTTCCCCAGCCTCAGTCTCGCTGACGCTATCGGCAATGTGGTGCTGGCCACAGGAAAGCCTCTGTTAGAACGTGGTGAACAGCAATTGATGCTGAAGCGTAACGATGCGCTTTATCAGGGTGACATGCTGATCACGCCTGCCGGTAGTCGCGTATTAATCAGGCTCATGGATAAAACCACTATTACTCTTGCGCAGCAGAGTCAGTTCCAGCTTTCTCGGTACACATATGATGAAAACAGCTCTGATGTACGTTTTAAAATGCTTAAAGGTGCTTTTCGCACGTTAACCGGCGCCATCGGCAAGCAGGCCCAACCCCGGTTTGAGATCGAAACACCCGTCGCCACTATCGGCGTCAGAGGGACTGAGTTTATTGGCGGCTTTCTTTTCTCGGATGATCTGGACGTGACTATGCTCAGCGGAAAAGGCGTTTATGTCGAGAATGAACAGGGCCGGGTTGAGCTGACTCAGGCTAATGAGGGCACCACGGTTAAGTCCGGTACCGCTCCGGCAACTGTGAAGCGATGGGGTGAAACCAAGCTGGCCCGGGCCAAAGCGGCCACCGAACTTCAGCCTGAAAGTCCTGCGGGAATCGAGCAGTAG
- a CDS encoding type II toxin-antitoxin system RatA family toxin codes for MTQVNRSALVLHTAEQMFDLIDDVERYPEFLPWCSRTEVISRSETELVATLYLAKGGLKYSFTTRNQLNRPLQMTLELEEGPFSSLSGVWDFKALSEEACKVSLNLHFEFSGKLASLAMSKVFNQVATTLVDAFVTRADQIYD; via the coding sequence ATGACTCAGGTAAACCGCAGTGCATTGGTCTTGCACACCGCAGAGCAGATGTTTGATCTTATTGATGATGTGGAGCGCTACCCTGAGTTTTTGCCCTGGTGCAGTCGAACCGAGGTGATCAGCCGCAGTGAAACTGAGCTAGTCGCCACGCTCTATCTTGCCAAAGGCGGGTTGAAATACAGTTTCACCACCCGAAATCAGTTAAACCGGCCACTGCAGATGACTCTGGAACTGGAAGAGGGGCCGTTTTCCTCGCTCAGTGGTGTCTGGGATTTCAAAGCCCTGAGTGAAGAGGCCTGTAAGGTCAGTCTGAATCTGCATTTCGAATTTTCTGGTAAGCTTGCCTCTCTGGCGATGAGCAAGGTATTCAATCAGGTCGCAACGACTCTGGTGGATGCGTTTGTGACCCGTGCCGATCAAATCTACGATTAA
- a CDS encoding RnfH family protein: MIVEVAYALPTEQKIISLNVAEECTAYEAVIKSGIAEMFPQIDPENDPMGIFAKAIKDPKTTVLKEGQRVEIYRPLIADPKEARAKRAAKMKAKKEAEAARDA; this comes from the coding sequence ATGATTGTTGAAGTGGCTTATGCTCTACCCACCGAGCAGAAGATTATCTCGCTGAACGTGGCGGAAGAGTGCACTGCCTATGAGGCGGTTATTAAATCGGGTATCGCTGAGATGTTCCCACAGATCGATCCGGAAAATGATCCGATGGGGATATTTGCCAAGGCGATTAAAGATCCGAAAACAACGGTGCTGAAAGAGGGGCAGCGGGTAGAGATCTACCGGCCTCTGATCGCCGATCCGAAAGAGGCGCGGGCGAAACGCGCAGCTAAAATGAAAGCGAAAAAGGAAGCTGAAGCTGCGCGCGATGCGTGA
- the grpE gene encoding nucleotide exchange factor GrpE translates to MANEELKPAEQQTAEPVEQAAEEQQAADVNAEESADQVEQVDDAEQLAQDLAAATAEIEALKDQMLRIQAEAQNVRRRAEQDVEKAHKFGVEKFANEMLPIVDSLERALEVFGDDETLQPMREGVEMTMNMFLSGLAKFQMEQVNPKGETFDPALHQAMSMIEVPDTPANTVIEVMQKGYTLHGRLVRPAMVIVAKG, encoded by the coding sequence ATGGCGAACGAAGAACTGAAACCGGCTGAACAGCAGACCGCAGAACCTGTAGAGCAGGCCGCAGAAGAGCAGCAGGCCGCAGACGTGAATGCAGAAGAATCCGCAGATCAGGTTGAGCAGGTGGATGATGCAGAACAGTTGGCTCAGGACCTGGCTGCTGCCACCGCAGAAATAGAAGCGCTCAAAGATCAGATGCTGCGGATTCAGGCCGAAGCGCAGAATGTGCGCCGTCGTGCCGAGCAGGATGTTGAGAAAGCGCATAAATTTGGTGTGGAAAAATTTGCCAACGAAATGCTGCCGATTGTTGACAGCCTGGAACGTGCGCTGGAAGTGTTTGGCGACGATGAAACTCTGCAGCCGATGCGTGAAGGGGTGGAGATGACCATGAATATGTTCCTCTCCGGCTTGGCCAAGTTTCAGATGGAGCAGGTGAACCCGAAAGGTGAAACTTTCGATCCGGCACTGCATCAGGCGATGTCTATGATCGAGGTGCCTGATACCCCGGCTAACACCGTTATCGAAGTCATGCAGAAAGGTTACACCCTGCATGGTCGTCTGGTTCGTCCGGCGATGGTGATTGTCGCTAAAGGTTAA
- a CDS encoding YggS family pyridoxal phosphate-dependent enzyme gives MSIIAENLDKVRLQLADSARHCQRQPEEITLLAVSKTRPAEDIRAAYAVGQCDFGENYLQEALEKIHQLHDLNICWHFIGPLQSNKTRPVAEHFHWLHTVDRLKIGQRLSKQRPEGMPPLNICIQVNISDEASKAGCNPEELPELVSALSGLPNIRVRGLMAIPKATDDSNEQAAAFKRMNSLLLELQAAHPQLDTLSMGMSGDMQPAIEQGSTIVRIGTAIFGARPARPA, from the coding sequence ATGTCAATCATAGCAGAGAACCTTGATAAGGTTCGCCTCCAACTGGCGGATTCAGCCCGCCATTGTCAGCGCCAGCCGGAAGAGATTACCCTTCTGGCGGTCAGCAAGACCCGTCCGGCAGAAGATATCCGTGCCGCTTATGCGGTCGGCCAGTGTGATTTCGGTGAAAACTACCTGCAGGAAGCGTTGGAAAAAATACACCAACTCCATGATCTGAATATCTGCTGGCATTTCATCGGACCGCTGCAGTCCAACAAAACCCGCCCCGTAGCTGAGCACTTTCACTGGCTGCACACCGTAGACCGCCTCAAAATTGGTCAGCGCCTGTCAAAGCAGCGTCCTGAGGGAATGCCGCCACTGAATATCTGTATTCAGGTGAACATCAGCGACGAAGCGAGCAAAGCCGGCTGCAACCCGGAGGAGCTCCCGGAGCTGGTCTCTGCACTGAGTGGGCTGCCTAACATCCGGGTCCGGGGGCTGATGGCAATCCCGAAAGCCACCGACGACAGCAACGAACAAGCCGCAGCATTTAAGCGCATGAATAGTCTGCTGCTTGAATTACAGGCCGCTCACCCTCAGTTAGATACACTGTCTATGGGCATGTCGGGCGATATGCAGCCAGCAATCGAGCAGGGCTCCACCATCGTCCGTATAGGCACCGCGATTTTCGGTGCCAGGCCAGCCAGGCCGGCCTGA
- the recN gene encoding DNA repair protein RecN: MLIQLTIRDFAIVESLDLELSQGMTVVSGETGAGKSIMLDALGLALGDRAESGAVRHGADKADISANFCLEQIPEASRWLIDNDLDNDGECILRRVITKEGRSRCYINGRPAPAAMVKSLGEYLAAIHGQHEHQRLLKKEYHRTLLDEFAGQSPLAEQVRHSYEQWHQLSSELKRLSEQSAEQTARVQLLSYQVEELQQLALQEGEIEQLEAEQKTLANAGEIINTGHQLISLASESDDNNCVQVLHQCLHLLTNMQSESPSVRQAIEMFNSALIQVEEASSEIRHYLDRVEINPERQSEVEERLSGIFEIARKHRIHPNELLQFQQNLEQELAGLNRSDAELEQMAEEAEAARLAFLNKAEKLSKKRRQAASQLSKQVDQQLHSLGMPSAEISVALTPLHKPAAQGLEDVEFLIITNKGQPAKPLAKIASGGELSRISLAIQVITAQTSTTPTLIFDEVDVGIGGAIAEVVGRLLRQLGERAQILCVTHQPQVASQGHQHLFVSKRSDKTQTHTRINQLDNESRVQEVARMLGGIDITERSVEHAREMLGQA, from the coding sequence ATGCTCATTCAGCTCACTATCCGAGATTTTGCAATCGTAGAAAGCCTGGATCTGGAACTCAGCCAGGGCATGACCGTCGTCAGCGGTGAAACCGGTGCCGGAAAGTCAATTATGCTGGACGCTCTGGGTTTAGCCCTCGGCGATCGCGCTGAAAGCGGTGCCGTCAGACACGGCGCCGACAAAGCCGACATCAGCGCCAATTTCTGCCTGGAACAAATCCCCGAAGCCAGCCGCTGGTTGATCGATAACGATCTTGATAACGATGGCGAATGCATACTGCGCCGGGTCATCACCAAAGAGGGCCGCTCACGTTGCTACATCAACGGCAGGCCTGCACCCGCTGCAATGGTCAAATCTCTGGGTGAATATCTGGCAGCCATTCACGGTCAGCATGAGCACCAGCGACTACTGAAAAAAGAGTATCACCGCACTCTGCTCGATGAGTTTGCTGGTCAGAGCCCGCTGGCTGAGCAGGTTCGCCATAGCTATGAACAGTGGCACCAACTCTCCAGCGAGCTGAAACGCCTGTCGGAACAGAGCGCCGAACAGACCGCCCGGGTACAGTTACTCAGTTATCAGGTTGAGGAACTGCAACAACTGGCGCTGCAGGAGGGCGAGATTGAGCAACTGGAAGCAGAACAAAAAACACTGGCCAATGCCGGTGAGATTATCAATACCGGCCATCAACTGATCAGCCTTGCCAGTGAAAGCGACGATAACAACTGCGTTCAGGTACTCCATCAGTGCCTCCACCTGCTGACGAATATGCAGTCAGAATCACCCTCTGTACGCCAGGCTATCGAGATGTTTAACTCCGCCCTGATTCAGGTGGAAGAGGCCAGCAGCGAGATTCGCCACTATCTGGATCGGGTTGAGATTAATCCGGAGCGTCAGAGCGAAGTCGAAGAGCGCCTCTCCGGCATCTTTGAAATCGCCCGCAAGCACCGGATTCACCCGAATGAGCTGCTGCAGTTCCAGCAGAATCTGGAACAGGAACTGGCAGGGTTAAACCGATCTGACGCAGAACTCGAACAGATGGCCGAGGAGGCCGAGGCCGCACGACTGGCGTTCCTCAATAAGGCAGAAAAACTCAGCAAAAAACGCCGTCAGGCCGCCAGCCAGCTAAGTAAGCAGGTTGACCAGCAGTTGCATAGTCTGGGCATGCCGTCTGCAGAGATCTCTGTCGCCCTCACTCCGCTGCATAAACCCGCAGCTCAGGGGCTGGAAGACGTGGAGTTCCTGATTATTACCAACAAGGGCCAACCGGCCAAACCACTGGCAAAAATTGCTTCCGGGGGCGAACTGTCGCGTATCAGCCTAGCAATTCAGGTCATTACCGCTCAGACCTCGACCACCCCAACGCTGATTTTCGACGAGGTTGATGTGGGGATCGGTGGCGCCATCGCAGAGGTAGTTGGCCGCCTGTTAAGGCAACTAGGGGAACGCGCCCAGATTCTCTGCGTGACCCACCAGCCGCAGGTCGCCTCTCAGGGTCATCAACATCTGTTTGTCAGTAAACGCAGCGACAAAACCCAGACTCACACACGGATTAATCAGCTGGATAATGAAAGCCGGGTTCAGGAAGTAGCAAGAATGCTGGGGGGGATCGATATCACCGAACGTTCCGTTGAGCACGCCCGGGAGATGCTGGGGCAAGCCTGA